Proteins encoded together in one Labeo rohita strain BAU-BD-2019 chromosome 21, IGBB_LRoh.1.0, whole genome shotgun sequence window:
- the grin1a gene encoding glutamate receptor ionotropic, NMDA 1a isoform X2, whose translation MRLLLLAALFSCSCVRGGCEPKIVNIGAVLSQKRYEQVFKDAVTQANQVYGRDKFKLTAISVTHKANAIQMALSVCEDLISSQVYAILVSHPPQSNDHLTPTPVSYTAGFYRIPVVGLTTRMSIYSDKSIHLSFLRTVPPYSHQAHVWFDMMREFRWNHIILIVSDDHEGRAAQKRLETLLEERETKAEKVLQFNQETNLTALLLEAKELEARVIILSASEEDAAAVYKTARFLNMTGSGYVWLVGEREMSGKALSEAPDGLIGLQLINGKNESAHISDAVAVVAQSIQELFEKENITEPPRGCVGNTNIWKTGPLFKRVLMSSKYPEGLTGRVEFNDDGDRKYAHYSILNYQKSRLIQVGIYNGTQVVMNKQRKIIWPGGETERPRGFQMSTRLKIVTIHQEPFVYVKPTMLDGTCKEEYTPNGVLIKKVICTGPNETIPGRPIVPQCCYGFCIDLLIKLAMTMNFTYEVHLVADGKFGTQERVNNSNKKEWNGMMGELLGGLADMIVAPLTINNERAQYIEFSKPFKYQGLTILVKKEIPRSTLDSFMQPFQSTLWLLVGLSVHVVAVMLYLLDRFSPFGRFKVNSEEEEEDALTLSSAMWFSWGVLLNSGIGEGAPRSFSARILGMVWAGFAMIIVASYTANLAAFLVLDRPEERITGINDPRLRNPSDKFIYATVKQSSVDIYFRRQVELSTMYRHMEKHNYESAAEAIQAVRDNKLHAFIWDSAVLEFEASQKCDLVTTGELFFRSGFGIGMRKDSPWKQNVSLAILSSHENGFMEDLDKTWVRYQECDSRSNAPATLTFENMAGVFMLVAGGIAAGIFLIFIEIAYKRHKDARRKQMQLAFAAVNVWRKNLQDNKESSGSQAVGAAGTPSLPSSSVETQDDRKSGRADSDPKKKPSFRSISTTLASSIKRRRSSKDTQYPPTDITGQLNLSDPSVSTVV comes from the exons ATGCGTCTGCTTCTGCTGGCCGCGTTGTTCTCCTGCTCCTGCGTGCGAGGCGGCTGTGAGCCCAAGATTGTGAACATCGGGGCCGTgctgagccaaaaaagatacgAGCAGGTGTTCAAGGATGCAGTCACTCAGGCGAACCAGGTGTACGGACGGGATAAATTCAAGTTGACCGCCATCTCTGTCACTCACAAAGCCAACGCGATTCAGATGGCGCTGTCTGTGTGTGAGGAtctcatttccagtcag GTGTACGCCATCCTGGTGAGCCATCCACCACAGTCCAACGACCATCTGACGCCTACTCCGGTCTCCTACACTGCAGGGTTCTACCGCATACCTGTAGTAGGGCTCACCACCAGGATGTCCATTTACTCAGACAAG AGCATCCATCTCTCATTCCTCCGCACAGTGCCACCCTATTCCCACCAGGCACATGTGTGGTTTGACATGATGCGGGAGTTCCGCTGGAATCACATCATTCTAATCGTCAGTGACGACCACGAAGGCAGAGCGGCACAGAAAAGACTCGAAACTCTTCTGGAGGAGAGAGAGACCAAG GCCGAGAAAGTGCTTCAATTCAACCAAGAGACTAACTTAACTGCCCTGCTCCTGGAGGCCAAAGAGCTGGAGGCCCGAGTGATCATTCTCTCTGCCAG CGAGGAAGATGCAGCCGCCGTGTACAAAACAGCACGCTTCCTCAACATGACAGGCTCAGGCTATGTATGGCTGGTCGGGGAGCGTGAGATGTCCGGTAAAGCTTTGAGCGAGGCCCCTGACG GGCTGATTGGCCTCCAGCTCATCAACGGCAAGAATGAGTCGGCGCACATCAGCGATGCCGTTGCTGTCGTAGCGCAGTCCATCCAAGAGCTCTTCGAGAAAGAGAACATCACAGAACCTCCAAGGGGCTGCGTGGGTAATACCAACATCTGGAAGACCGGGCCACTCTTTAAAAG GGTATTGATGTCTTCCAAGTACCCAGAGGGCCTAACAGGACGTGTTGAGTTCAATGACGATGGTGACAGAAAATACGCTCATTACAGCATTCTCAACTACCAGAAGAGCAGACTGATTCAAGTCGGCATTTACAACGGAACACAA GTGGTGATGAATAAACAGAGGAAGATTATTTGGCCTGGAGGTGAAACAGAAAGACCGAGAGGATTCCAAATGTCTACCCGATTAAAG ATAGTGACCATTCATCAGGAACCCTTTGTGTATGTGAAGCCAACTATGCTGGACGGGACCTGCAAGGAAGAGTACACACCTAATGGAGTCTTAATTAAAAAGGTGATCTGCACTGGACCAAATGAGACCATCCCAG GACGCCCAATTGTTCCCCAGTGTTGTTATGGATTTTGCATTGACCTCCTGATCAAATTGGCGATGACCATGAACTTCACCTATGAAGTACACCTGGTGGCAGATGGGAAATTTGGAACACAAGAAAGA GTAAATAACAGTAACAAGAAGGAATGGAACGGCATGATGGGTGAGCTCCTGGGTGGCCTTGCTGATATGATCGTTGCACCCTTGACGATCAACAACGAACGAGCCCAGTACATAGAATTCTCTAAGCCTTTTAAATACCAGGGACTGACTATTCTTGTGAAAAAG GAAATCCCTCGCAGTACACTGGATTCATTCATGCAGCCATTCCAGAGCACACTGTGGCTACTGGTGGGTCTATCGGTACATGTGGTGGCGGTGATGCTTTACCTACTAGACCGGTTCAG CCCATTTGGAAGGTTTAAAGTAAAcagtgaagaagaagaagaggatgCCCTCACCTTATCTTCAGCTATGTGGTTTTCCTGGGGCGTCTTATTGAACTCTGGAATTGGAGAAG GTGCCCCACGTAGTTTTTCAGCGAGAATCTTGGGAATGGTGTGGGCTGGCTTTGCTATGATTATAGTAGCATCCTATACTGCCAATCTGGCTGCCTTCCTGGTGTTGGACCGGCCTGAGGAGCGCATCACCGGCATCAATGACCCAAGG ctaAGGAACCCATCAGACAAGTTCATCTATGCCACAGTGAAGCAAAGTTCGGTGGATATTTACTTCCGGCGACAAGTTGAGCTGAGCACCATGTACCGCCACATGGAGAAGCACAACTACGAAAGCGCCGCTGAAGCCATCCAGGCCGTTCGGGACAA CAAGCTGCATGCTTTCATCTGGGACTCTGCGGTGCTGGAGTTTGAAGCCTCGCAGAAGTGCGACCTGGTGACCACGGGAGAGCTGTTTTTCCGTTCGGGCTTTGGCATAGGCATGCGCAAGGACAGCCCCTGGAAACAGAATGTGTCCCTGGCTATTCTCAG TTCCCATGAGAATGGCTTCATGGAGGACCTAGATAAAACCTGGGTGAGATACCAGGAGTGTGACTCAAGGAGCAATGCCCCAGCCACACTCACCTTTGAGAATATGGCAG GTGTCTTCATGCTAGTCGCTGGAGGCATTGCAGCAGGGATCTTCCTCATCTTTATCGAGATTGCATATAAGCGCCATAAAGACGCCCGCAGGAAGCAGATGCAGCTAGCCTTTGCGGCCGTCAATGTTTGGAGGAAGAACCTACAG GACAATAAGGAGAGCTCAGGGAGTCAAGCTGTGGGTGCGGCTGGGACTCCATCTTTA CCCTCTTCCTCTGTAGAGACTCAGGAT gatAGGAAAAGTGGTAGAGCAGACAGCGACCCAAAAAAGAAACCCTCTTTTAGGTCCATCAGTACCACCCTGGCCTCCAGCATCAAGAGACGTAGGTCCTCCAAAGACACG CAATACCCACCCACAGACATTACGGGCCAACTCAACTTGTCCGACCCATCTGTCAGCACGGTGGTGTGA
- the grin1a gene encoding glutamate receptor ionotropic, NMDA 1a isoform X1, which yields MRLLLLAALFSCSCVRGGCEPKIVNIGAVLSQKRYEQVFKDAVTQANQVYGRDKFKLTAISVTHKANAIQMALSVCEDLISSQVYAILVSHPPQSNDHLTPTPVSYTAGFYRIPVVGLTTRMSIYSDKSIHLSFLRTVPPYSHQAHVWFDMMREFRWNHIILIVSDDHEGRAAQKRLETLLEERETKNKKRNYENQDQLSYDNKRGPKAEKVLQFNQETNLTALLLEAKELEARVIILSASEEDAAAVYKTARFLNMTGSGYVWLVGEREMSGKALSEAPDGLIGLQLINGKNESAHISDAVAVVAQSIQELFEKENITEPPRGCVGNTNIWKTGPLFKRVLMSSKYPEGLTGRVEFNDDGDRKYAHYSILNYQKSRLIQVGIYNGTQVVMNKQRKIIWPGGETERPRGFQMSTRLKIVTIHQEPFVYVKPTMLDGTCKEEYTPNGVLIKKVICTGPNETIPGRPIVPQCCYGFCIDLLIKLAMTMNFTYEVHLVADGKFGTQERVNNSNKKEWNGMMGELLGGLADMIVAPLTINNERAQYIEFSKPFKYQGLTILVKKEIPRSTLDSFMQPFQSTLWLLVGLSVHVVAVMLYLLDRFSPFGRFKVNSEEEEEDALTLSSAMWFSWGVLLNSGIGEGAPRSFSARILGMVWAGFAMIIVASYTANLAAFLVLDRPEERITGINDPRLRNPSDKFIYATVKQSSVDIYFRRQVELSTMYRHMEKHNYESAAEAIQAVRDNKLHAFIWDSAVLEFEASQKCDLVTTGELFFRSGFGIGMRKDSPWKQNVSLAILSSHENGFMEDLDKTWVRYQECDSRSNAPATLTFENMAGVFMLVAGGIAAGIFLIFIEIAYKRHKDARRKQMQLAFAAVNVWRKNLQDNKESSGSQAVGAAGTPSLPSSSVETQDDRKSGRADSDPKKKPSFRSISTTLASSIKRRRSSKDTQYPPTDITGQLNLSDPSVSTVV from the exons ATGCGTCTGCTTCTGCTGGCCGCGTTGTTCTCCTGCTCCTGCGTGCGAGGCGGCTGTGAGCCCAAGATTGTGAACATCGGGGCCGTgctgagccaaaaaagatacgAGCAGGTGTTCAAGGATGCAGTCACTCAGGCGAACCAGGTGTACGGACGGGATAAATTCAAGTTGACCGCCATCTCTGTCACTCACAAAGCCAACGCGATTCAGATGGCGCTGTCTGTGTGTGAGGAtctcatttccagtcag GTGTACGCCATCCTGGTGAGCCATCCACCACAGTCCAACGACCATCTGACGCCTACTCCGGTCTCCTACACTGCAGGGTTCTACCGCATACCTGTAGTAGGGCTCACCACCAGGATGTCCATTTACTCAGACAAG AGCATCCATCTCTCATTCCTCCGCACAGTGCCACCCTATTCCCACCAGGCACATGTGTGGTTTGACATGATGCGGGAGTTCCGCTGGAATCACATCATTCTAATCGTCAGTGACGACCACGAAGGCAGAGCGGCACAGAAAAGACTCGAAACTCTTCTGGAGGAGAGAGAGACCAAG aataaaaaaaggaacTATGAAAACCAAGACCAACTGTCCTATGACAACAAGAGAGGACCTAAG GCCGAGAAAGTGCTTCAATTCAACCAAGAGACTAACTTAACTGCCCTGCTCCTGGAGGCCAAAGAGCTGGAGGCCCGAGTGATCATTCTCTCTGCCAG CGAGGAAGATGCAGCCGCCGTGTACAAAACAGCACGCTTCCTCAACATGACAGGCTCAGGCTATGTATGGCTGGTCGGGGAGCGTGAGATGTCCGGTAAAGCTTTGAGCGAGGCCCCTGACG GGCTGATTGGCCTCCAGCTCATCAACGGCAAGAATGAGTCGGCGCACATCAGCGATGCCGTTGCTGTCGTAGCGCAGTCCATCCAAGAGCTCTTCGAGAAAGAGAACATCACAGAACCTCCAAGGGGCTGCGTGGGTAATACCAACATCTGGAAGACCGGGCCACTCTTTAAAAG GGTATTGATGTCTTCCAAGTACCCAGAGGGCCTAACAGGACGTGTTGAGTTCAATGACGATGGTGACAGAAAATACGCTCATTACAGCATTCTCAACTACCAGAAGAGCAGACTGATTCAAGTCGGCATTTACAACGGAACACAA GTGGTGATGAATAAACAGAGGAAGATTATTTGGCCTGGAGGTGAAACAGAAAGACCGAGAGGATTCCAAATGTCTACCCGATTAAAG ATAGTGACCATTCATCAGGAACCCTTTGTGTATGTGAAGCCAACTATGCTGGACGGGACCTGCAAGGAAGAGTACACACCTAATGGAGTCTTAATTAAAAAGGTGATCTGCACTGGACCAAATGAGACCATCCCAG GACGCCCAATTGTTCCCCAGTGTTGTTATGGATTTTGCATTGACCTCCTGATCAAATTGGCGATGACCATGAACTTCACCTATGAAGTACACCTGGTGGCAGATGGGAAATTTGGAACACAAGAAAGA GTAAATAACAGTAACAAGAAGGAATGGAACGGCATGATGGGTGAGCTCCTGGGTGGCCTTGCTGATATGATCGTTGCACCCTTGACGATCAACAACGAACGAGCCCAGTACATAGAATTCTCTAAGCCTTTTAAATACCAGGGACTGACTATTCTTGTGAAAAAG GAAATCCCTCGCAGTACACTGGATTCATTCATGCAGCCATTCCAGAGCACACTGTGGCTACTGGTGGGTCTATCGGTACATGTGGTGGCGGTGATGCTTTACCTACTAGACCGGTTCAG CCCATTTGGAAGGTTTAAAGTAAAcagtgaagaagaagaagaggatgCCCTCACCTTATCTTCAGCTATGTGGTTTTCCTGGGGCGTCTTATTGAACTCTGGAATTGGAGAAG GTGCCCCACGTAGTTTTTCAGCGAGAATCTTGGGAATGGTGTGGGCTGGCTTTGCTATGATTATAGTAGCATCCTATACTGCCAATCTGGCTGCCTTCCTGGTGTTGGACCGGCCTGAGGAGCGCATCACCGGCATCAATGACCCAAGG ctaAGGAACCCATCAGACAAGTTCATCTATGCCACAGTGAAGCAAAGTTCGGTGGATATTTACTTCCGGCGACAAGTTGAGCTGAGCACCATGTACCGCCACATGGAGAAGCACAACTACGAAAGCGCCGCTGAAGCCATCCAGGCCGTTCGGGACAA CAAGCTGCATGCTTTCATCTGGGACTCTGCGGTGCTGGAGTTTGAAGCCTCGCAGAAGTGCGACCTGGTGACCACGGGAGAGCTGTTTTTCCGTTCGGGCTTTGGCATAGGCATGCGCAAGGACAGCCCCTGGAAACAGAATGTGTCCCTGGCTATTCTCAG TTCCCATGAGAATGGCTTCATGGAGGACCTAGATAAAACCTGGGTGAGATACCAGGAGTGTGACTCAAGGAGCAATGCCCCAGCCACACTCACCTTTGAGAATATGGCAG GTGTCTTCATGCTAGTCGCTGGAGGCATTGCAGCAGGGATCTTCCTCATCTTTATCGAGATTGCATATAAGCGCCATAAAGACGCCCGCAGGAAGCAGATGCAGCTAGCCTTTGCGGCCGTCAATGTTTGGAGGAAGAACCTACAG GACAATAAGGAGAGCTCAGGGAGTCAAGCTGTGGGTGCGGCTGGGACTCCATCTTTA CCCTCTTCCTCTGTAGAGACTCAGGAT gatAGGAAAAGTGGTAGAGCAGACAGCGACCCAAAAAAGAAACCCTCTTTTAGGTCCATCAGTACCACCCTGGCCTCCAGCATCAAGAGACGTAGGTCCTCCAAAGACACG CAATACCCACCCACAGACATTACGGGCCAACTCAACTTGTCCGACCCATCTGTCAGCACGGTGGTGTGA
- the grin1a gene encoding glutamate receptor ionotropic, NMDA 1a isoform X4: MRLLLLAALFSCSCVRGGCEPKIVNIGAVLSQKRYEQVFKDAVTQANQVYGRDKFKLTAISVTHKANAIQMALSVCEDLISSQVYAILVSHPPQSNDHLTPTPVSYTAGFYRIPVVGLTTRMSIYSDKSIHLSFLRTVPPYSHQAHVWFDMMREFRWNHIILIVSDDHEGRAAQKRLETLLEERETKAEKVLQFNQETNLTALLLEAKELEARVIILSASEEDAAAVYKTARFLNMTGSGYVWLVGEREMSGKALSEAPDGLIGLQLINGKNESAHISDAVAVVAQSIQELFEKENITEPPRGCVGNTNIWKTGPLFKRVLMSSKYPEGLTGRVEFNDDGDRKYAHYSILNYQKSRLIQVGIYNGTQVVMNKQRKIIWPGGETERPRGFQMSTRLKIVTIHQEPFVYVKPTMLDGTCKEEYTPNGVLIKKVICTGPNETIPGRPIVPQCCYGFCIDLLIKLAMTMNFTYEVHLVADGKFGTQERVNNSNKKEWNGMMGELLGGLADMIVAPLTINNERAQYIEFSKPFKYQGLTILVKKEIPRSTLDSFMQPFQSTLWLLVGLSVHVVAVMLYLLDRFSPFGRFKVNSEEEEEDALTLSSAMWFSWGVLLNSGIGEGAPRSFSARILGMVWAGFAMIIVASYTANLAAFLVLDRPEERITGINDPRLRNPSDKFIYATVKQSSVDIYFRRQVELSTMYRHMEKHNYESAAEAIQAVRDNKLHAFIWDSAVLEFEASQKCDLVTTGELFFRSGFGIGMRKDSPWKQNVSLAILSSHENGFMEDLDKTWVRYQECDSRSNAPATLTFENMAGVFMLVAGGIAAGIFLIFIEIAYKRHKDARRKQMQLAFAAVNVWRKNLQQYPPTDITGQLNLSDPSVSTVV; encoded by the exons ATGCGTCTGCTTCTGCTGGCCGCGTTGTTCTCCTGCTCCTGCGTGCGAGGCGGCTGTGAGCCCAAGATTGTGAACATCGGGGCCGTgctgagccaaaaaagatacgAGCAGGTGTTCAAGGATGCAGTCACTCAGGCGAACCAGGTGTACGGACGGGATAAATTCAAGTTGACCGCCATCTCTGTCACTCACAAAGCCAACGCGATTCAGATGGCGCTGTCTGTGTGTGAGGAtctcatttccagtcag GTGTACGCCATCCTGGTGAGCCATCCACCACAGTCCAACGACCATCTGACGCCTACTCCGGTCTCCTACACTGCAGGGTTCTACCGCATACCTGTAGTAGGGCTCACCACCAGGATGTCCATTTACTCAGACAAG AGCATCCATCTCTCATTCCTCCGCACAGTGCCACCCTATTCCCACCAGGCACATGTGTGGTTTGACATGATGCGGGAGTTCCGCTGGAATCACATCATTCTAATCGTCAGTGACGACCACGAAGGCAGAGCGGCACAGAAAAGACTCGAAACTCTTCTGGAGGAGAGAGAGACCAAG GCCGAGAAAGTGCTTCAATTCAACCAAGAGACTAACTTAACTGCCCTGCTCCTGGAGGCCAAAGAGCTGGAGGCCCGAGTGATCATTCTCTCTGCCAG CGAGGAAGATGCAGCCGCCGTGTACAAAACAGCACGCTTCCTCAACATGACAGGCTCAGGCTATGTATGGCTGGTCGGGGAGCGTGAGATGTCCGGTAAAGCTTTGAGCGAGGCCCCTGACG GGCTGATTGGCCTCCAGCTCATCAACGGCAAGAATGAGTCGGCGCACATCAGCGATGCCGTTGCTGTCGTAGCGCAGTCCATCCAAGAGCTCTTCGAGAAAGAGAACATCACAGAACCTCCAAGGGGCTGCGTGGGTAATACCAACATCTGGAAGACCGGGCCACTCTTTAAAAG GGTATTGATGTCTTCCAAGTACCCAGAGGGCCTAACAGGACGTGTTGAGTTCAATGACGATGGTGACAGAAAATACGCTCATTACAGCATTCTCAACTACCAGAAGAGCAGACTGATTCAAGTCGGCATTTACAACGGAACACAA GTGGTGATGAATAAACAGAGGAAGATTATTTGGCCTGGAGGTGAAACAGAAAGACCGAGAGGATTCCAAATGTCTACCCGATTAAAG ATAGTGACCATTCATCAGGAACCCTTTGTGTATGTGAAGCCAACTATGCTGGACGGGACCTGCAAGGAAGAGTACACACCTAATGGAGTCTTAATTAAAAAGGTGATCTGCACTGGACCAAATGAGACCATCCCAG GACGCCCAATTGTTCCCCAGTGTTGTTATGGATTTTGCATTGACCTCCTGATCAAATTGGCGATGACCATGAACTTCACCTATGAAGTACACCTGGTGGCAGATGGGAAATTTGGAACACAAGAAAGA GTAAATAACAGTAACAAGAAGGAATGGAACGGCATGATGGGTGAGCTCCTGGGTGGCCTTGCTGATATGATCGTTGCACCCTTGACGATCAACAACGAACGAGCCCAGTACATAGAATTCTCTAAGCCTTTTAAATACCAGGGACTGACTATTCTTGTGAAAAAG GAAATCCCTCGCAGTACACTGGATTCATTCATGCAGCCATTCCAGAGCACACTGTGGCTACTGGTGGGTCTATCGGTACATGTGGTGGCGGTGATGCTTTACCTACTAGACCGGTTCAG CCCATTTGGAAGGTTTAAAGTAAAcagtgaagaagaagaagaggatgCCCTCACCTTATCTTCAGCTATGTGGTTTTCCTGGGGCGTCTTATTGAACTCTGGAATTGGAGAAG GTGCCCCACGTAGTTTTTCAGCGAGAATCTTGGGAATGGTGTGGGCTGGCTTTGCTATGATTATAGTAGCATCCTATACTGCCAATCTGGCTGCCTTCCTGGTGTTGGACCGGCCTGAGGAGCGCATCACCGGCATCAATGACCCAAGG ctaAGGAACCCATCAGACAAGTTCATCTATGCCACAGTGAAGCAAAGTTCGGTGGATATTTACTTCCGGCGACAAGTTGAGCTGAGCACCATGTACCGCCACATGGAGAAGCACAACTACGAAAGCGCCGCTGAAGCCATCCAGGCCGTTCGGGACAA CAAGCTGCATGCTTTCATCTGGGACTCTGCGGTGCTGGAGTTTGAAGCCTCGCAGAAGTGCGACCTGGTGACCACGGGAGAGCTGTTTTTCCGTTCGGGCTTTGGCATAGGCATGCGCAAGGACAGCCCCTGGAAACAGAATGTGTCCCTGGCTATTCTCAG TTCCCATGAGAATGGCTTCATGGAGGACCTAGATAAAACCTGGGTGAGATACCAGGAGTGTGACTCAAGGAGCAATGCCCCAGCCACACTCACCTTTGAGAATATGGCAG GTGTCTTCATGCTAGTCGCTGGAGGCATTGCAGCAGGGATCTTCCTCATCTTTATCGAGATTGCATATAAGCGCCATAAAGACGCCCGCAGGAAGCAGATGCAGCTAGCCTTTGCGGCCGTCAATGTTTGGAGGAAGAACCTACAG CAATACCCACCCACAGACATTACGGGCCAACTCAACTTGTCCGACCCATCTGTCAGCACGGTGGTGTGA